The Gigantopelta aegis isolate Gae_Host chromosome 3, Gae_host_genome, whole genome shotgun sequence genome segment TAGAACGTTTGGATCTGAGCGGAAATATCATGATGAGTACAAGTATCTTAAATCTTTGTTTGAACCAATCAGCCATACTGTGACAGAGCTGAGTTTAAGTGACAATATACTGCGGACGTTTCCGAAGGCAGTGACATTATTCACGAACCTCAAGTATTTGCATTTAGCATCCAATGAACTGACTAGTTTGGACCGCGACGATTTCCCTCCCACATTAGGTTTTATTAACATGTACGACAACGACATAACATCAGTGAATGAATATTCGTTGCCAGAAAATTTGGAGGACATTGTTGTAGATTTGGGATACAACCCGTTTGAGTGCACGTGTGAGCTCCTGTGGTTTCTAGAGGTATTCACAAACGAGAGATTTAACAATACTTTTAAGAAATCTGGAGAGAAGTATATATGTGCTAGTCCGTCATTTCAACGGGGGAAAAACTTAACTGATTTTGCAAAAACAATCGGATGGCAATCGTGTCTCTTGGCATCCACAACGTCCCTTATTATCATGTTCGCTTCCAGTTTCTTAGTTATTCTCATCATTGTGGGGTCAGCCCTCTATTACTATAGATGGCATTTcagatattttctttttctgttgcGTAGATACCGTCTGGGTCAGCGGCCGGGTGCAACTGCAGAGTTTAAGTATGATGCGTTTTTGTGTTATTCTGGTAAAGATCTGAAGTGGGTCCTTGAACAAGCTATTCCAGAACTTGAGGAACAGGCGAACACCAAGCTGTGTTTAAACCAGAGAGACTATGAACTAGGCGGACTGCGTGCAGACAATATAGTGCGCTGTGTGAATGACAGTAGAAGATTCATCATAGTTCTGTCTGACAGTTTCGCCTCCAGCGGCTGGTGTCTGTTTGAGCTGGCCGTCATTCAGAGACAACTGCGGTCGGAGGGCGAGGGCTTCCTGGTCATTGTCAAACTGGGCGCCATCGACCAGCGCCACATGACCGACTCGCTGTTCCATCTTATTACAACACGGGAGTGTATTGAATATTCTGAGGAGCCAAGAGCACGGGAACTCTTTTGGACACAAGTTGTGCAGTCTTTGAGAGAAGAGGCCAGTGTAAGGTCAGTTCCTCACCCAGTCGCCAGTGCAGGAGGGTCAGTTCCTCACCCAGTCGCCAATGCAGGAGGGTCAGTTCGTCACCCAGTCGCCAGTGCAGGAGGGTCAGTTCCTCACCCAGTCGCCAGTGCAGGAGGGTCAGTTCCTCACCCAGTTGCAAGCACGAGGTCTTGCCAGTGATGACTGTCGTAATCAACACCCATAGAAACACAGGTATGTGACCACTTAGATATATTTGTGCTTGACACAATAGCCGAAAGTGTATCGCGGCAAGTCTGCAAGGTACGAGCGATTTGATGCCGCAGGGTCGAGTCCCTGCGACGGCATTATACAagttttgaggccagaaaggatttgaTTAtctcctgcgccagtgcgttaatatctatgtatgtaatagtcaaacccgacatacatacaatatatagatgtcatacatacatacatacatacatacatacatacacacgcacgcacacatgcatgcacgcacacacgcacatacaaacAGGAGAAACATATTTTGCTTATATTATTGACAAAGTGGCATAACTGTCTTGGAGTACTAGCATTTTTTACAATGAAACAagtgtttaaatttaataacatttggCCGAACATTATACACTTTCTTTAAATACATTGATCTTTCATCTTTAAATTTATCACATAAAGATTAACAGTGAAATTCACCTCCGATTTCGTCAGAGGAGCATAATGTACATAACCGATTTTCGCGTGGTATTTTAGACCACCGTTTTCTCTATTGGTACAAACTAGTTGGAAAGACGAAATCGTAGAAGAGTAATATAATTTGTCCTGCTTAATAAAGTATTCAAGTATTCTTCAAACTGTGTTTtctttaagaaaaaaacaaaaacaaaaacaaaaacaaacccgtCTATACGTTTACGTTCTCGTAGAGTGTATTACGTCGTTATGCCAATACTGTATTTACAAAGCGATCTAGTAGGTGGAGCCTAACAGTCTGTTTTAGCCAGTTCACAGATGGAAACATTCTTGTGCACATTTAAAGCCCATTTTgacagtatttaaattaatttgatcatgtatatatattaaaaaattcgcgtttatttgtttttgttgagtatatatacacattgtatAAAATGGCTACAGCTGCTCAGTCATTAAGACACTTACCCGAGATGTATGGATCGTTCCAATGCTTCATAACTGGTGTCTCAAAGGGCGTGATATGTgccgtcctgtctgtgtggaaatgaccccttgctgttaatgcaaaaatgtagcgggtttcctctaagtgtgtcagaattactaaatacttgtcatccaaaagccgatgattaataaatgaatgtgatctagtggtgtcgttaaacaaaagaacttaagttttaacagtgttttgtttttgcaccaaaACTCCTGATGTATAAGCTGTTTATCGGCCATGCCTTCGTGTTGGGAAGCAGTTGCAATATCGTCAATGATCATCGATTTTAATCGGTTTCCAGCAACTGCCAACTTTTGATACGCGATCGGTTAGATTATATACGAACATGAAAATGTCAGTTATTAGGACCATCTACCTATTGTCATATTCACACCGATGGACAATATGGCTACATTTAACTCAATACCTATTGAAAACAATCCAAATCCCAAGACATTTCACGTAATATTCACATAATAGACTGtagaaataattattaacattttgcgTAACAATTGATTGTGGTTTTCATAATCGTTGATCACATcgttataatcgatcatcatcACATCGCAATCAggttataatcgatcatcacaacGATCAGGTTTcagttataatcgatcatcacatcgctagATCGCAACCGATCAGGTTTcagttataatcgatcatcacatcgctagATCCCAACCGATCAGGTTTcagttataatcgatcatcacatcgctagATCAGGTTTcaataatcgatcatcacatcgctagATCCAACCGATCAGGTTTcagttataatcgatcatcacatcgctagATCCCAACCGATCAGGTTTcagttataatcgatcatcacatcgctagATCGCAACCGATCAGGTTTCAGTTATAATCGATCACATCGCTAGATCATCAGGTTTcagttataatcgatcatcacatcgctagATCCCAACCGATCAGGTTTCAGTTATAATCGAATCACATCGATCAACCGATCAGGTTTcagttataatcgatcatcacatcgctagATCCCAACCGATCAGGTTTcagttataatcgatcatcacatcgctagATCAGGTTTcagttataatcgatcatcacatcgctagATCCCAACCGATCAGGTTTcagttataatcgatcatcacatcgctagATCCCAACCGATCAGGTTTcagttataatcgatcatcagaTCATCGCTAGATCGCAACCGATCAGGTTTCAGTTATAATCGTTGATCACATCGCTAGATCCCAACCGATCAGGTTTcagttataatcgatcatcacatcgctagATCGCAACCGATCAGGTTTcagttataatcgatcatcacatcgctagATCCCAACCGATCAGGTTTcagttataatcgatcatcacatcgctagATCCCAACCGATCAGGTTTCAGTTATAATCGTTGATCACATCGCTAGATCCCAACCGATCAGGTTTCAGTTATAATCGATCGATCGCTAGATCACATCGATCGCAACCGATCAGGTTTcagttataatcgatcatcacatcgctagATCGCAACCGATCAGGTTTcagttataatcgatcatcacatcgctagATCGCAACCGATCAGGTTTcagttataatcgatcatcacatcgctagATCGCAACCGATCAGGTTTcagttataatcgatcatcacatcgctagATCGCAACCGATCAGATTAGATCCCAACCGATCAGGTTTCAAGATCGATCAGGTTTGGGTTATAATCATCCGTTAGATCCCAACCGATCAGGTTTcagttataatcgatcatcacaccGTTTTTcagttataatcgatcatcacaccGCTAGATCCCAACCGATCAGGTTTcagttataatcgatcatcacatcgctagATCCCAACCGATCAGGTTTcagttataatcgatcatcacaccGCTAGATCCCAACCGATCAGGTTTcagttataatcgatcatcacatcgctagATCGCAACCGATCAGGTTTcagttataatcgatcatcacatcgctagATCGCAACCGATCAGGTTTcagttataatcgatcatcacatcgctagATTGCAACCGATCAGGTTTcagttataatcgatcatcacaccGCTAGATCCCAACCGATCAGGTTTcagttataatcgatcatcacatcgctagATCGCAACCGATCAGGTTTcagttataatcgatcatcacaccATGACTTTGGGTGAAATGTATCGAgtaattgttataaatgaaatgtgattTATTTTTAGGAGAACAAAAAACTGTTTTACCGGACAGACAGGACCAGCTAGTGGCGGTGAGACGAAGGATTTGTGAGGTCATCATTGCTATCGTATATACAAGTTGGACTGGTATTCTGAAGCTTGCCTTCCACTAAATGTTTCACTTCCGTGTCATATAATTCGAGAAGAATCGTAGGATTGGTAGAATATGTGGCGGTCTTTACTTgtgtaaatacatttatatattcacAAGAAATTTATATACTTTCTTTAGTGTAAGTTTTTACAGCAGTAGTTTCACAGTATTACGATTTTCGGCAAAAATTTGAATTGCTAATTTAAGAAAATGCCTTTAAATTGCTCAATTCTCTAATTGTCAAAAATTTACAAAGTGTTACAAAGAGTGCGGTCTAGCTCTGACCCAACATAGCAGGATAAGGCTACATGAAATTGAAGATGCGTTATTCTTAGTGGGAACTGATTTCGTATAAGGAAATAATAAGCACACCCAAGGAAAAAACTGAAAAAGAGGAAAACCCTTCAACACATCCTTGTTTATCTTCTCTGAATACACGGTGATATTCGTTtcaagtcacagaccctagtttcaacacatAAACATACTGATAACACCCATGTAAATAATACAATAGTTACGCACTCTAGTGTACTAATACTCTGACAGTATGTTTGTAATACATACGGTAAGGACTACAATCAGTATCACAGGAGAGGGGAAATGTTGTAGCTCAGACAAAAAGAAACATGCCCTGTCTGGAGAGGACCCGTATTTCGATGTGCTGAGGTTTGTTTTGCACTGCCACCCCCCCacccatattatatatatatatatattatatatatatacatacatacacacacccacacacacccaccacacacagagagagagggagagagagagagagagagagagagagagagagagagagagagagagagatgagagagagagagagagagagagagagagagagagaggagagagagacttATTTTGGGCTAGATACGCCCCTGCGTATTATTAAAATCCAAGACTAACGTACACATCTGCTGTCATATATATCACGGATCCGtagatgaaaaataaataaattgaagaCTATGTCAAATTGACTACATtattacacctaccaattgtgATAATACctgtcgtagtagtagtagtagtactagtagtagtagtagtactagtagtagtactagtactagtagtagtagtagtactagtagtagtagtagtactagtagtagtagtagtagtagtagtagtaatagtagtagtagtagtagtagtagtagtagtggtagtagtcgtagtagtagtagtagtagtagtagtactagtagtagtagtagtagtactagtagtagtagtagtagtagtactagtagtagtagtagtagtagtagtagtagtagtagtacttagtactagtagtagtagtagtagtagtactagtagtagtagtagtagttaaaacacgtttttaacacattttcatattgtGATCGACActgatttatacatgtatataccatattattattattagtattagtagtagtagtagtagtagtagtagtagtagtagtagtaattaaaacaattaacacattttcatattgtGATCGAAattgatttataaatgtatataccatattattgttattattattattagttgtagtagtagtaattttgAAAAAGTAACATATTTCTATATTGTGATCGACATtgctttataaatgtatatcttTGTACCCAATAACGTTTTGCTTACGTGTCGTTACTCGTTCACGGCCTCTGACCGCCTTGTATACCATGTCTGTTGATGCATCAtgattataatatgtacatataccatgGGATTATTGTACACgaccataaataaataaacagggccgtagctaggattttttgtttcgGATAGGGGGTGgggactgagtagttaatagtctaaaactccttaaacggttaagaagagaattttctttaagtttctataattgttttccgcattttttttgtatttttttttttttttgggggggggggaggggggcataaAGCGGTCctgataaataataaacaaactgaATGACTGTATTAGCCACTGATTttgtataaatgaaataaacaatacTAAAAGCTATTAaggattgttttattttaattattagtgctATAGCAATATACAAAAGGACGCATGAACCTGGATctatttataaaagaaattactCCACCTTTATGATTCACCTAgt includes the following:
- the LOC121368480 gene encoding toll-like receptor 6, whose translation is MYDNDITSVNEYSLPENLEDIVVDLGYNPFECTCELLWFLEVFTNERFNNTFKKSGEKYICASPSFQRGKNLTDFAKTIGWQSCLLASTTSLIIMFASSFLVILIIVGSALYYYRWHFRYFLFLLRRYRLGQRPGATAEFKYDAFLCYSGKDLKWVLEQAIPELEEQANTKLCLNQRDYELGGLRADNIVRCVNDSRRFIIVLSDSFASSGWCLFELAVIQRQLRSEGEGFLVIVKLGAIDQRHMTDSLFHLITTRECIEYSEEPRARELFWTQVVQSLREEASVRSVPHPVASAGGSVPHPVANAGGSVRHPVASAGGSVPHPVASAGGSVPHPVASTRSCQ